One segment of Streptomyces sp. NA02950 DNA contains the following:
- a CDS encoding type I polyketide synthase: MGVNECGQGLTGVGQDAVAVIGMSCRVPGAEDVRSFWKLLKGSEHAIAEGPADRWPTDIPELARHPRGGFVDRVGDFDADFFGISPREAAVMDPRQRMVLELGWEALEDAFLPPESLRGSATAVFLGATGDDYASLVHRHGADALSHHSIAGLSRGLIANRVSHQLGLHGPSLTVDTAQSSSLVAVHMACESLRSGAARLALAGGVHLNLVPESTIAFARSGALSPDCRSHTFDARANGFVRGEGAGVVVLKRLADAVADGDDVYCVLLGGAVNHDGPGALTVPSAEAQSALLRGAYRAAGVAPAQVRYVELHGTGTRAGDPVEASALAAVFGEGRDTAQPLLVGSVKTNIGHLDAAAGVVGLIKVALSVRHGLLPASLNYETPNPDIPLERWKLRVNAATGAWPDAPRLAGVSSFGIGGTNCHLVVAAPEPRPEPEADAEPVPGTPVPVLVSARTPQALRAQARRLHDWVRDDEGLRPLDVGYSTAMTRSSLKSRGVVLAADRAELLDGLAALAEGRPSARVVTGTAAEGGRVVWVFSGQGAHWVGMAKGLWDANEVFAARMDECEALLQQFGGWSLREVLGDEEALKRMDVVQPALFAVMVSLAEVWRSAGLEPDAVIGHSQGEIAAATAAGILSLADGIRLIVARARIITEKLSGRGLMAVLDLPADQVDQSRVAIGAVNSPGTVVISGDPDGVRAAVADCEAREIRARIVPVDYASHCDHVESIRDEVLSGVAGAATTDTGVVFYSTVVAGRVDPATLDAEYWYRNLREPVRFADTVQALSADGYGVFVEVSPHPVLTMHTAATVGSAVVQPTLRRDEEETHRLLLSMAELYSRGVDLDWRGVFTGARRVPLPTYAFQRETYWVDGAAADAPVARPVAAAAAPEAVASATTGMSEQDLWTLVRGEAAVLLGHTDTARIGSDNTFKELGFDSVTAVQLRDRLNTATGLQMPASLAYDHPTPAAVVRHLREQFTGPGEDRAGAQGLPVSAADDPIAIVGMSCRLPGGVTTSEDLWRLVADGVDAITGFPEDRGWQVDVGADFVPAGGFLDGAADFDAGFFRISPREALAMDPQQRLALEAVWEALENAGQDPAELRRSGTAVYMGAMAQDYLPRLQEVSGNLAGHALTGGSGSVVSGRIAYSLGLEGPAVTVDTACSSSLVAVHLAAQSLRSGDCSLALAGGVTVMSTPGMFVEFARQGGLAADGRCKAFSDTADGTGWSEGVGVLVLERLSDARRNGRRVLAVLRGSAINQDGESNGLTAPNGPSQERVIRQALASAGLSPAEVDAVEAHGTGTGLGDPIEAQALLSVYGQDREDPLWLGSLKSNIGHTQAAAGVAGVIKMIMAMREGALPRTLHAETPSSRVDWSSGAVRLLAEQRDWPEVDRPRRAGVSSFGISGTNAHVIIEQGDRAESTAPSAAPSRGELVWPVSAHSAKALAGQARKLGAALAAGPAAHPADVAVSLATRRSAFDHRAVIIGADREELLAGLDALAQGRRDAGAITGHASAPPSVGVLFSGQGSQRLGMSRELIETFPVFAAAWREVCAELDPLLERPVDEVVSAEPGSETAGLLDETAMTQPALFAFEVAAYRLLTSLGVEPAVLVGHSIGELAAAQVAGVFSLADAARLVAARGRLMGALPRGGAMVAVQASEDEVREALAGHERAVSVAAVNGPAAVVISGVEEAVTEVAAALAAEGRKTSRLRVSHAFHSPLMEPMLDEFRRVAESVGYAPARIAVVSNVTGAIAEPGELEQPEYWVRHVRDAVRFADGVAAAVKAGAEALVEVGPDGVLSAMAADTLSDANVTAIPLVRKGRSETRSAAEGLARLHAAGVPVDWRAYLDAVGAVGNPVDLPTYAFDHQRYWAQPSKPRGDVAGAGLEPVGHPFLSAATELAVGDQVAFSGRIDLVAESWLTDHAIFGTTVFPGAAVVEMALRAIENSGCRAIEELTLHAPLTFADGAVQVQVVVGEPEQQTGRRSVGVYSRPASGASGAWTRHADGQAVPQAPAPTATADVWPPQEAAPVDVSDFYPELVERGYGYGPAFQGLRSLWRLGDEIYGEVQLPDKVPHAKGGFAVHPALFDAALHPMLSLMVSDDPARTVLPYSWSGVVCHAPAGSRLRVGVARISDTEVSLSITGSDGAPVLTVESLALMPASADQLSRGSLADSLFAVRWSPVEPGPERPAEPAEIVHLEAGGHGDAAASARASVREALELVQRRLSAPHDRPLAIVTRNAVAALPGETPDLALAPVWGLVRSAQIEHGEPIVLVDTDGHEQSLRALETLDARVPQLVIRQGRTYAPRLVPAATSATPRRPWDPNGTVLLTGATGGLGALLARHLVVEHGVRNLLLLSRSGAAGPAAELTGLGANVTHAACDVSDAGALAEQLARIPREAPLTAVVHMAGVLDDTTVELMTPERIDRVFAPKVDAAWHLHELTKDMELSAFVLYSSVVGVVGNAGQANYAAANAFLDALAEHRAEAGLPALSLAWGPWELGMASTLGQADLARFRRHGMVPLTAERGTALFDAALAADESLQLPVQIERGALWQDTVPPLLGTLVQPAPTRSGRPVAAEESGESPMASRLAALPAEEQREELVTLLLETAAVVLGYPSADDIDADMSFQEIGFDSLSGVEFRNQVKQDTGVHVPATVIYNYPTPAALAERLRELLFPEPELPEQAEEATADLPDDEFDGLDEIDDLDIEALVQRANSE, translated from the coding sequence ATGGGCGTGAACGAGTGCGGGCAGGGGCTCACCGGTGTGGGTCAGGATGCCGTCGCCGTCATTGGAATGTCGTGCCGGGTTCCCGGCGCCGAGGATGTGCGCTCCTTCTGGAAGCTGCTGAAGGGGAGCGAGCACGCGATCGCCGAGGGGCCCGCCGACCGGTGGCCCACGGACATCCCCGAACTGGCGCGGCACCCCCGGGGCGGCTTCGTCGACCGCGTCGGCGACTTCGACGCGGACTTCTTCGGCATCTCCCCGAGAGAGGCCGCGGTGATGGACCCGCGCCAGCGCATGGTGCTCGAGCTGGGCTGGGAGGCTCTGGAAGACGCCTTCCTCCCGCCGGAGAGCCTGCGCGGCAGCGCCACGGCGGTGTTCCTGGGCGCCACCGGTGACGACTACGCCTCCCTGGTGCACCGGCACGGCGCCGACGCGTTGTCCCACCACTCCATCGCCGGGCTGAGCCGGGGCCTGATCGCCAACCGGGTCTCGCACCAACTGGGCCTGCACGGACCGAGCCTGACCGTGGACACGGCGCAGTCCTCCTCCCTCGTCGCCGTGCACATGGCCTGCGAGAGCCTGCGTTCGGGCGCCGCACGTCTGGCGCTGGCCGGCGGGGTCCATCTCAACCTGGTGCCGGAGAGCACCATCGCCTTCGCCCGCTCCGGGGCGCTGTCGCCGGACTGCCGCAGCCACACCTTCGACGCCCGCGCCAACGGTTTCGTCCGCGGTGAGGGCGCGGGCGTGGTCGTGCTCAAGCGCCTGGCCGACGCGGTCGCCGACGGCGACGACGTGTACTGCGTACTGCTCGGTGGCGCCGTCAACCACGACGGCCCGGGCGCGCTCACCGTGCCCAGCGCCGAGGCGCAGAGCGCGCTGCTGCGCGGGGCCTACCGCGCCGCCGGAGTGGCCCCCGCCCAGGTGCGGTACGTCGAACTGCACGGCACCGGCACCCGGGCGGGCGACCCGGTCGAGGCGAGCGCCTTGGCCGCGGTCTTCGGCGAGGGCCGCGACACCGCGCAGCCGCTGCTGGTCGGATCGGTGAAGACCAACATCGGCCATCTCGACGCGGCCGCGGGCGTCGTGGGCCTGATCAAGGTCGCCCTGTCGGTGCGGCACGGTCTGCTGCCCGCCAGCCTCAACTACGAGACCCCGAACCCGGACATCCCCCTGGAGCGGTGGAAGCTGCGGGTCAACGCGGCCACCGGGGCATGGCCCGACGCCCCCCGGCTGGCCGGTGTCAGCTCGTTCGGCATCGGCGGCACCAACTGCCACCTCGTCGTCGCCGCCCCCGAGCCCCGGCCCGAGCCCGAGGCGGACGCGGAGCCCGTGCCCGGCACGCCGGTCCCGGTGCTGGTGTCCGCGCGCACCCCCCAGGCGCTGCGCGCCCAGGCCCGGCGGCTGCACGACTGGGTGCGTGACGACGAGGGGCTGCGCCCGCTGGACGTGGGCTACTCCACGGCGATGACCAGGTCCTCGCTGAAGAGCCGGGGCGTGGTGCTCGCCGCCGACCGGGCGGAACTGCTCGACGGCCTGGCCGCGCTGGCCGAGGGCAGGCCGTCGGCGCGGGTCGTCACCGGCACCGCCGCCGAGGGCGGCCGCGTGGTGTGGGTGTTCTCCGGTCAGGGCGCGCACTGGGTCGGTATGGCCAAGGGCCTGTGGGACGCCAACGAGGTGTTCGCCGCCCGGATGGATGAATGCGAGGCCCTGCTGCAGCAGTTCGGCGGCTGGTCGCTGCGGGAGGTGCTCGGCGACGAGGAAGCCCTCAAGCGGATGGACGTCGTACAGCCCGCGCTGTTCGCCGTCATGGTCTCCCTCGCCGAGGTGTGGCGGTCGGCGGGCCTGGAGCCCGACGCGGTCATCGGCCACTCCCAGGGCGAGATCGCCGCCGCCACCGCGGCCGGCATCCTCTCCCTGGCCGACGGCATCCGGCTGATCGTCGCCCGCGCGCGGATCATCACCGAGAAACTGTCCGGGCGGGGCCTGATGGCCGTCCTGGACCTTCCCGCCGACCAGGTCGACCAGTCCCGGGTCGCCATCGGCGCGGTCAACTCGCCCGGCACCGTGGTGATCTCCGGTGACCCCGACGGCGTCCGCGCGGCCGTCGCCGACTGCGAGGCCCGGGAGATCCGCGCCCGGATCGTCCCGGTCGACTACGCCTCCCACTGCGACCACGTGGAATCGATCCGGGACGAGGTGCTCAGCGGTGTGGCGGGCGCCGCGACCACCGACACCGGTGTGGTGTTCTACTCCACCGTCGTCGCGGGACGGGTCGACCCCGCCACGCTGGACGCCGAGTACTGGTACCGGAACCTGCGCGAGCCGGTGCGCTTCGCCGACACCGTCCAGGCGCTGTCCGCCGACGGATACGGCGTGTTCGTGGAGGTCAGCCCGCACCCGGTGCTGACGATGCACACCGCGGCCACGGTCGGCTCCGCCGTCGTACAGCCCACGCTGCGCCGTGACGAGGAGGAGACGCACCGTCTGCTGCTGTCCATGGCCGAGCTGTACAGCCGCGGCGTCGACCTGGACTGGCGGGGGGTGTTCACCGGCGCCCGGCGGGTTCCGCTGCCGACCTACGCCTTCCAGCGCGAGACGTACTGGGTCGACGGGGCCGCCGCCGACGCGCCCGTCGCGCGACCGGTCGCCGCCGCCGCGGCGCCCGAGGCCGTCGCTTCCGCCACCACCGGGATGTCCGAGCAGGACCTGTGGACCCTGGTGCGCGGTGAGGCGGCGGTGCTGCTCGGGCACACCGACACGGCACGGATCGGCTCGGACAACACCTTCAAGGAGCTGGGCTTCGACTCGGTGACCGCGGTGCAGCTGCGCGACCGGCTCAACACCGCGACCGGTTTGCAGATGCCCGCCTCGCTGGCCTACGACCACCCGACGCCCGCCGCGGTGGTGCGGCACCTGCGCGAGCAGTTCACCGGGCCCGGCGAGGACCGGGCCGGTGCGCAGGGCCTCCCCGTCTCCGCCGCCGACGACCCGATCGCGATCGTCGGCATGAGCTGCCGGCTGCCCGGTGGTGTGACCACCTCCGAGGACCTGTGGCGACTGGTCGCCGACGGGGTCGACGCGATCACCGGCTTCCCCGAGGACCGGGGCTGGCAGGTCGACGTGGGCGCGGACTTCGTGCCCGCCGGCGGCTTCCTGGACGGCGCGGCCGACTTCGACGCGGGCTTCTTCCGGATCAGCCCCCGCGAGGCCCTCGCCATGGACCCGCAGCAGCGGCTCGCCCTGGAAGCGGTGTGGGAGGCGCTGGAGAACGCCGGACAGGACCCGGCGGAGCTGCGCCGCAGCGGCACCGCGGTGTACATGGGCGCCATGGCCCAGGACTATCTGCCGCGCCTCCAGGAGGTGTCCGGCAACCTCGCGGGCCATGCGCTGACCGGCGGTTCCGGCAGTGTGGTGTCCGGCCGGATCGCCTACTCCCTCGGACTGGAGGGGCCGGCCGTCACCGTGGACACCGCCTGCTCCTCCTCCCTGGTCGCCGTGCACCTGGCCGCCCAGTCGCTGCGGTCCGGTGACTGCTCCCTCGCCCTGGCGGGCGGCGTCACCGTGATGTCGACGCCGGGCATGTTCGTCGAGTTCGCCCGGCAGGGCGGGCTGGCCGCCGACGGCCGCTGCAAGGCGTTCTCCGACACCGCCGACGGCACCGGCTGGTCCGAGGGCGTCGGTGTGCTGGTGCTGGAGCGGCTGTCCGACGCGCGCCGCAACGGCCGCCGTGTGCTGGCCGTGCTGCGCGGCAGCGCGATCAACCAGGACGGCGAGAGCAACGGCCTCACCGCGCCCAACGGCCCCTCCCAGGAGCGGGTGATCCGACAGGCCCTCGCCTCGGCCGGTCTGTCCCCGGCCGAGGTCGACGCGGTGGAGGCGCACGGCACCGGCACCGGCCTCGGCGACCCGATCGAGGCACAGGCACTGCTGTCCGTCTACGGCCAGGACCGCGAGGACCCGCTGTGGCTGGGCTCGCTGAAGTCCAACATCGGACACACCCAGGCCGCCGCGGGCGTCGCGGGCGTAATCAAGATGATCATGGCGATGCGCGAGGGCGCGCTGCCCAGGACCCTGCACGCGGAAACGCCCTCGAGCCGGGTCGACTGGTCCTCCGGCGCCGTACGGCTGCTGGCCGAGCAGCGCGACTGGCCGGAGGTGGACCGCCCCCGGCGCGCCGGGGTCTCCTCGTTCGGCATCAGCGGCACCAACGCCCACGTGATCATCGAGCAGGGTGACCGCGCCGAGTCGACCGCGCCGTCCGCTGCCCCGTCCCGGGGCGAGCTGGTGTGGCCGGTGTCGGCGCACAGCGCCAAGGCGCTGGCCGGGCAGGCCCGCAAGCTGGGTGCCGCGCTCGCCGCCGGCCCCGCGGCGCACCCGGCCGATGTGGCCGTGTCCCTGGCCACCCGGCGTTCGGCCTTCGACCACCGCGCCGTGATCATCGGGGCGGACCGCGAGGAACTGCTCGCCGGGCTCGACGCCCTGGCCCAGGGGCGGCGCGACGCCGGTGCGATCACCGGCCACGCGTCGGCACCGCCCAGCGTCGGCGTCCTCTTCTCCGGGCAGGGCAGCCAGCGCCTGGGTATGAGCCGGGAGCTGATCGAGACCTTCCCCGTGTTCGCCGCAGCCTGGCGCGAGGTCTGCGCGGAACTCGACCCCCTGCTGGAGCGTCCCGTCGACGAGGTCGTCTCGGCCGAGCCCGGGTCCGAGACGGCCGGGCTGCTCGACGAGACCGCGATGACCCAGCCCGCGCTGTTCGCCTTCGAGGTGGCCGCCTACCGGCTCCTGACGTCCCTCGGGGTCGAACCCGCGGTGCTCGTCGGGCACTCCATCGGCGAGCTGGCCGCCGCACAGGTGGCAGGTGTGTTCTCCCTGGCCGACGCGGCCCGTCTGGTCGCCGCGCGCGGACGCCTGATGGGGGCGCTGCCGCGCGGCGGCGCCATGGTGGCCGTGCAGGCGAGCGAGGACGAGGTCCGGGAGGCCCTGGCCGGACACGAGCGGGCCGTCTCCGTCGCCGCCGTGAACGGCCCCGCCGCCGTGGTCATCTCCGGTGTGGAGGAGGCCGTCACCGAGGTCGCCGCGGCCCTGGCCGCCGAAGGACGCAAGACGAGCCGGCTGCGCGTCTCGCACGCCTTCCACTCGCCGTTGATGGAACCCATGCTGGACGAGTTCCGGCGCGTCGCCGAGTCGGTCGGCTACGCCCCCGCGCGCATCGCGGTCGTCTCCAACGTGACCGGTGCCATCGCCGAACCGGGCGAGCTGGAACAGCCCGAGTACTGGGTGCGCCATGTGCGCGACGCCGTGCGCTTCGCCGACGGGGTCGCCGCCGCCGTGAAGGCCGGGGCCGAGGCGCTGGTCGAGGTGGGCCCCGACGGAGTCCTCTCCGCCATGGCCGCCGACACCCTCTCCGACGCCAACGTGACCGCGATCCCCCTTGTCCGCAAGGGGCGTTCGGAGACGCGTTCGGCGGCGGAGGGCCTGGCCCGGTTGCACGCCGCGGGTGTCCCGGTCGACTGGCGGGCCTATCTGGACGCCGTCGGCGCCGTGGGCAACCCCGTCGACCTGCCCACCTACGCCTTCGACCACCAGCGCTACTGGGCGCAGCCGAGCAAGCCGCGCGGCGATGTCGCGGGCGCCGGACTGGAGCCGGTCGGGCATCCCTTCCTGTCCGCCGCCACCGAGCTGGCCGTCGGCGACCAGGTGGCGTTCAGCGGACGGATCGACCTCGTCGCCGAGTCCTGGCTGACCGACCACGCCATCTTCGGCACCACCGTGTTCCCCGGTGCGGCCGTGGTGGAGATGGCGCTGCGCGCGATCGAGAACTCCGGCTGCCGCGCCATCGAGGAACTCACCCTCCACGCGCCGCTGACCTTCGCCGACGGCGCCGTACAGGTGCAGGTCGTCGTCGGCGAGCCCGAGCAGCAGACGGGCAGGCGCTCCGTCGGGGTCTACTCACGTCCGGCCTCCGGCGCCTCCGGCGCCTGGACCCGGCACGCCGACGGGCAGGCGGTCCCGCAGGCTCCCGCCCCCACCGCCACGGCCGACGTGTGGCCCCCGCAGGAGGCCGCCCCGGTGGACGTGTCCGATTTCTATCCGGAGCTGGTCGAAAGGGGTTACGGCTACGGCCCGGCCTTCCAGGGGCTGCGCTCGCTGTGGCGGCTCGGCGACGAGATCTACGGCGAGGTCCAGCTGCCCGACAAGGTGCCGCACGCCAAGGGCGGGTTCGCCGTCCATCCGGCCCTCTTCGACGCCGCGCTGCACCCGATGCTGTCGCTGATGGTGTCGGACGACCCGGCGCGGACGGTGCTGCCCTACTCCTGGTCCGGCGTCGTCTGCCACGCGCCCGCCGGAAGCCGTCTGCGGGTGGGCGTCGCCCGGATCAGCGACACCGAGGTGTCGCTGTCGATCACCGGTTCCGACGGTGCGCCCGTGCTGACCGTCGAGTCCCTGGCGCTGATGCCCGCTTCGGCGGACCAGCTGTCCCGGGGCTCCCTGGCCGACTCCCTGTTCGCCGTGCGCTGGTCGCCGGTGGAGCCGGGCCCCGAGCGGCCGGCCGAACCGGCCGAGATCGTGCACCTCGAGGCCGGTGGACACGGCGACGCCGCCGCGTCGGCCCGGGCGAGCGTCCGCGAAGCGCTTGAGCTGGTGCAGCGGCGGCTGAGCGCCCCGCACGACCGTCCGCTCGCCATCGTGACCCGGAACGCCGTGGCGGCCCTCCCCGGGGAGACACCCGATCTGGCCCTCGCACCGGTGTGGGGCCTGGTGCGCTCCGCGCAGATCGAGCACGGCGAACCGATCGTGCTCGTGGACACCGACGGCCACGAACAGTCGCTGCGCGCACTGGAGACCCTGGACGCGCGGGTGCCCCAGCTCGTGATCCGCCAGGGCCGGACCTACGCACCGCGACTGGTCCCCGCGGCCACCTCGGCCACTCCGCGGCGGCCCTGGGACCCGAACGGAACGGTGCTGCTCACCGGCGCGACCGGTGGTCTGGGCGCCCTGCTCGCCCGGCATCTGGTCGTCGAGCACGGCGTGCGCAACCTCCTGCTCCTCAGCCGCTCCGGCGCGGCCGGGCCGGCCGCGGAGCTGACCGGGCTCGGCGCCAACGTCACCCACGCGGCCTGCGATGTCTCCGACGCCGGGGCGCTGGCGGAGCAGCTCGCGCGGATCCCGCGGGAGGCGCCGCTCACCGCCGTGGTGCACATGGCAGGCGTACTCGACGACACCACCGTGGAGTTGATGACACCGGAGCGCATCGACCGGGTGTTCGCGCCCAAGGTCGATGCCGCGTGGCATCTGCACGAACTCACCAAGGACATGGAGCTGTCGGCCTTCGTGCTGTACTCCTCGGTCGTGGGTGTGGTCGGCAACGCGGGCCAGGCCAACTACGCGGCCGCCAACGCCTTCCTCGACGCACTCGCCGAGCACCGCGCCGAGGCGGGGCTGCCCGCGCTCTCGCTGGCCTGGGGCCCGTGGGAGCTCGGCATGGCGAGCACGCTCGGCCAGGCCGACCTGGCGCGCTTCCGGCGGCACGGCATGGTGCCCCTGACGGCGGAGCGGGGCACCGCCCTGTTCGACGCCGCTCTCGCCGCGGACGAGAGCCTGCAACTTCCCGTGCAGATCGAGCGGGGCGCGCTGTGGCAGGACACCGTGCCCCCGCTGCTGGGCACCCTGGTCCAGCCCGCGCCCACGCGCTCCGGGCGGCCCGTCGCCGCCGAGGAGAGCGGGGAATCCCCCATGGCGAGCAGGCTGGCCGCCCTCCCGGCGGAGGAGCAGCGCGAGGAACTGGTGACGCTGCTGCTGGAGACCGCGGCCGTGGTGCTGGGTTACCCGTCCGCCGACGACATCGACGCCGACATGTCGTTCCAGGAGATCGGTTTCGACTCCCTCAGCGGTGTCGAGTTCCGCAACCAGGTCAAGCAGGACACGGGAGTCCACGTCCCGGCAACGGTGATCTACAACTATCCGACGCCCGCCGCGCTGGCGGAGCGCCTGCGGGAACTGCTGTTCCCCGAGCCGGAGCTGCCGGAGCAGGCGGAGGAGGCGACCGCCGACCTGCCGGACGACGAGTTCGACGGACTGGACGAGATCGACGACCTCGACATCGAGGCGCTCGTACAGCGCGCGAACTCCGAATGA